A genomic segment from Bradyrhizobium sp. ISRA430 encodes:
- a CDS encoding TRAP transporter large permease subunit has translation MAAGKSQAGSRSWVVTANTVLGHVVAVPAALLVLAEIAVLSAGIVGRYVFRSPIVWSDELAGILFLWLAMLGSVIAFRRGEHMRMTAIVGVLSTEVRAFLDVVAAAASLAFLVLVVWPAYEFAADEAYVTTPALEIVNSWRAAALPIGIGLMLIAAVLRLIRIASLRSLLASLAIVAGIIGAFVLLGPILKPLGNLNLLIFFVFVVGAMVFAAVPIAFAFGLATVGYLALTTSTPDVVMIGRMDEGMSHLILLAVPLFVFLGLLIEMTGMARAMVGFLASLLGHVRGGLHYVLVGAMYLVSGISGSKAADMAAVAPVLFPEMRQRGAKPGDLVALLAATGAQTETIPPSLVLITIGSVTGVSISALFTGGLLPGVVLAVMLAAVVWWRSRGEDLSHVKRATGREIGRAFVIAIPAIALPFVIRTAVVEGVATATEVSTIGILYSACAGLFIYRQFDWRRIYPMLVETASLSGAILLIIGAATGMAWALTQSGFSASLAKFMTSLPGGVPVFLAVTIVSFVILGSVLEGIPAIVLFGPLLFPIARQVGMHDVHYAMVVVLAMGIGLFAPPFGVGYYAACAISRINPDEGMKPIVGYMIALLIGTLIVAAVPWLSIGFL, from the coding sequence ATGGCGGCCGGCAAGTCTCAAGCGGGCTCGCGCAGTTGGGTGGTTACAGCGAACACTGTGCTCGGCCACGTAGTCGCTGTCCCGGCAGCACTGCTCGTACTGGCGGAGATCGCGGTGCTGTCCGCGGGCATCGTGGGCAGATACGTGTTCCGCTCGCCGATCGTCTGGTCCGACGAGCTCGCCGGCATTCTCTTCCTCTGGCTCGCCATGCTCGGATCCGTGATTGCGTTCCGGCGCGGCGAGCATATGCGGATGACCGCGATCGTCGGCGTTCTCAGTACGGAAGTTCGCGCGTTCCTGGATGTCGTGGCGGCCGCGGCATCGCTGGCATTTCTCGTGCTCGTCGTCTGGCCCGCCTATGAATTCGCGGCCGACGAGGCCTATGTCACGACGCCGGCGCTCGAGATCGTCAACAGCTGGCGTGCGGCCGCGTTGCCGATCGGGATAGGACTGATGCTGATCGCAGCGGTCCTCCGGCTCATCCGCATCGCGAGCCTGCGCAGCTTGCTGGCTTCGCTCGCGATCGTCGCAGGCATCATCGGGGCGTTCGTTCTGCTGGGCCCGATCTTGAAGCCGCTTGGCAATCTGAATCTTCTGATCTTCTTCGTCTTCGTGGTCGGAGCGATGGTCTTTGCGGCAGTGCCGATCGCGTTCGCATTCGGCCTCGCCACCGTCGGCTATCTCGCCCTGACCACCAGCACGCCCGACGTGGTAATGATCGGACGAATGGATGAGGGCATGAGCCACCTGATCCTGCTCGCGGTGCCGCTCTTCGTCTTTCTCGGCCTCCTGATCGAGATGACGGGCATGGCCCGTGCCATGGTCGGCTTCCTGGCCAGCCTTCTGGGCCACGTCCGGGGTGGGCTGCACTACGTGCTGGTCGGGGCGATGTATCTGGTATCGGGCATTTCCGGGTCCAAGGCGGCGGACATGGCCGCCGTCGCGCCGGTCCTGTTTCCCGAGATGCGGCAGCGCGGGGCAAAGCCCGGCGATCTCGTTGCGCTCCTGGCCGCAACGGGCGCGCAGACCGAGACGATCCCGCCGTCACTGGTTCTGATCACGATCGGCTCGGTGACCGGTGTCTCGATCTCCGCGCTGTTCACCGGCGGATTGCTGCCGGGCGTAGTGCTCGCGGTCATGCTCGCGGCCGTCGTGTGGTGGCGATCTCGCGGCGAGGACCTGTCCCACGTCAAAAGGGCGACTGGGCGGGAGATCGGCCGTGCTTTTGTCATCGCGATTCCGGCCATCGCGCTGCCATTCGTGATCCGGACCGCCGTCGTCGAGGGCGTCGCGACGGCAACGGAGGTCTCGACCATCGGGATCTTGTACTCGGCCTGTGCGGGTCTCTTCATCTACCGCCAGTTCGACTGGCGCCGCATCTATCCGATGCTGGTCGAGACAGCCTCGCTGTCGGGGGCGATTCTGCTCATCATCGGCGCGGCGACAGGCATGGCCTGGGCGCTGACCCAGTCGGGATTCTCTGCTTCTCTTGCAAAGTTCATGACCAGCCTTCCCGGCGGAGTACCTGTCTTCCTGGCGGTGACGATCGTGAGCTTCGTGATCCTGGGCAGCGTGCTGGAAGGGATCCCGGCCATCGTTTTGTTCGGTCCGCTCCTGTTCCCGATTGCGCGGCAGGTCGGGATGCACGATGTCCACTACGCGATGGTGGTCGTTCTCGCCATGGGCATCGGCCTGTTTGCTCCGCCTTTCGGCGTCGGCTACTACGCGGCCTGCGCCATCAGTCGCATCAATCCGGACGAGGGAATGAAACCCATCGTGGGCTATATGATTGCGCTCTTGATCGGCACACTGATCGTCGCAGCCGTGCCGTGGCTATCAATCGGCTTCCTTTGA
- a CDS encoding transketolase family protein: MKTVRSAPQPGKPRLTTSAMIASIAAEGQKTKPAPFGHALVELARSRPEVVGMTADLGKYTDLHIFAKEFPDRYYQMGMAEQLLFGAASGLAAEGFMPFATTYAVFASRRAYDFIHQTIAEEDRNVKIVCALPGLTSGYGPSHQAAEDLALFRAMPNMTIIDPCDAHEIEQLVPAIAAHRGPVYVRLLRGQVPVVLDEYGYKFELGKAKSIRDGKDVLILSSGIMTMRALEAAEVLKDDRVDAAVLHVPTIKPLDTETILREAGKPRRLVVVAENHTVIGGLGEAVAALLMRSGVHPPFRQIALPDEFLDAGALPTLHDRYGISTAEVARQIKQWL; the protein is encoded by the coding sequence ATGAAGACCGTGAGATCGGCACCGCAGCCGGGCAAGCCGCGCCTAACCACCTCAGCCATGATCGCCTCGATCGCGGCGGAGGGACAGAAGACCAAACCGGCGCCCTTTGGACACGCGCTCGTCGAGCTCGCTCGCAGCCGCCCTGAGGTGGTCGGCATGACGGCCGATCTCGGCAAATACACCGACCTCCACATCTTCGCGAAGGAATTTCCGGACCGCTACTATCAGATGGGCATGGCCGAGCAGCTGCTGTTCGGCGCCGCCTCCGGCCTTGCCGCCGAAGGCTTCATGCCGTTCGCGACCACCTACGCCGTGTTCGCCTCGCGGCGGGCTTACGATTTCATCCACCAGACGATCGCCGAGGAAGATCGCAACGTGAAGATCGTCTGTGCCCTGCCGGGCCTGACTTCGGGGTACGGTCCGAGCCACCAGGCCGCAGAGGATCTCGCGCTGTTTCGCGCAATGCCGAACATGACGATCATCGACCCCTGTGATGCTCATGAGATCGAGCAGCTAGTGCCCGCGATCGCGGCGCATCGGGGGCCGGTATACGTCCGTCTACTGCGCGGGCAGGTGCCCGTCGTGCTTGACGAGTACGGTTACAAGTTCGAGCTCGGCAAAGCCAAGTCGATCCGTGACGGGAAGGACGTCCTGATCCTCTCGTCCGGCATCATGACGATGCGTGCGCTCGAGGCGGCAGAGGTCCTGAAGGACGACCGCGTGGACGCCGCGGTTCTGCACGTCCCGACCATCAAGCCGCTCGACACCGAGACGATCTTGCGCGAAGCGGGCAAGCCCAGGCGCCTTGTCGTCGTTGCCGAGAATCACACAGTGATCGGCGGCCTTGGCGAGGCAGTTGCCGCACTCCTGATGCGTTCAGGCGTTCATCCGCCTTTCCGCCAGATTGCATTGCCGGATGAATTTCTTGACGCCGGCGCACTTCCGACACTGCACGACCGGTACGGGATTTCCACCGCAGAGGTCGCAAGGCAGATCAAGCAGTGGCTTTAG
- a CDS encoding Spy/CpxP family protein refolding chaperone: protein MRKFTIAAIAVLSIAGSGAVYAQFHRPWMSEHMRHMRMNPEDRAAFVDARIAAVHAGLKLNADQEKLWPPVEAAVRELAKLRIDRANARMNAGPGDAAKETATPEDPVARLRQRAEDMGATSAALKKIADAADPLYKTLDEGQKRRLAVLTRHRGPFGGGEGGWHHRFMERGMDRMMEHGMDRFHGGDRFDRDGGPDSDREGRL from the coding sequence ATGAGGAAGTTCACCATCGCCGCCATCGCCGTGCTCAGCATCGCCGGTTCGGGCGCGGTCTATGCCCAATTCCATCGCCCGTGGATGTCCGAGCACATGCGCCACATGCGTATGAACCCGGAAGACCGCGCCGCCTTCGTCGACGCGCGGATTGCCGCCGTCCATGCCGGGCTGAAGCTGAACGCCGATCAGGAGAAGCTGTGGCCGCCGGTCGAGGCCGCCGTGCGGGAGCTCGCCAAGCTGCGCATCGACCGCGCCAACGCGCGGATGAATGCCGGGCCGGGCGATGCCGCCAAGGAGACCGCTACGCCGGAGGATCCGGTCGCCCGGCTGCGCCAGCGCGCCGAGGACATGGGTGCGACCTCGGCGGCGCTGAAGAAGATCGCCGATGCCGCCGATCCGCTCTACAAGACGCTGGATGAGGGCCAGAAGCGGCGCCTTGCCGTCCTGACCCGCCACCGGGGCCCGTTCGGCGGCGGCGAGGGGGGCTGGCACCATCGCTTCATGGAACGCGGCATGGACCGGATGATGGAACACGGTATGGACCGCTTCCATGGCGGCGACCGTTTCGACCGGGACGGCGGGCCGGACAGCGATCGGGAGGGCCGCCTCTGA
- a CDS encoding LysR substrate-binding domain-containing protein, with product MLSNVPISAIRAFEAAARTGSFRDAANELHLTPSAVSHAIRKLEGTLRTVLFERSARSVRLTPAGENLMRHTGAAFDQLRRGLEEVAARGPQLVRVHSAPSFAAQWLAPRLAQFLAAYPKLEVRLAASTDYARFSNDDFDIDIVYGPPRAEGVEVVPLPEETVTPLCSPALAKSIRKPADLLDQTLIRSDVKQVQWHQWFAANGLEAPALHGMRFDRSFLAIATAAEGLGVALESTLLAERELASGRLVAPLTGRANDIRYVGHRLIYPRASRQRSSVRAFADWVVAQLGGGDARSSQ from the coding sequence ATGCTGTCGAATGTCCCCATATCGGCAATTCGCGCCTTTGAAGCCGCGGCCCGCACCGGATCGTTTCGTGATGCGGCGAATGAACTTCACCTGACGCCGAGTGCGGTCAGTCATGCCATCCGCAAGCTCGAGGGCACGCTTCGGACCGTTCTGTTCGAGCGCAGTGCGCGGTCAGTGCGGCTCACGCCGGCGGGCGAAAATCTGATGCGTCACACCGGGGCTGCGTTCGATCAGCTCCGCCGTGGCCTCGAGGAAGTTGCCGCGCGCGGACCGCAATTGGTGCGCGTCCACTCCGCGCCAAGCTTTGCCGCGCAATGGCTGGCCCCGCGGCTGGCACAGTTTCTCGCTGCTTACCCGAAGCTCGAAGTTCGCCTGGCCGCAAGCACGGACTATGCGCGCTTCAGCAACGATGATTTCGATATCGACATCGTCTACGGTCCGCCACGCGCCGAGGGCGTGGAGGTTGTGCCTCTCCCAGAGGAGACGGTCACCCCGCTCTGCTCTCCTGCTCTCGCAAAATCGATAAGAAAGCCGGCTGATCTCCTCGATCAGACGCTCATCCGCTCCGACGTGAAGCAGGTGCAATGGCACCAATGGTTCGCCGCCAACGGGTTGGAAGCTCCTGCGCTTCACGGCATGAGATTCGATAGGAGCTTTCTTGCGATCGCGACGGCTGCCGAAGGTTTGGGTGTGGCCTTGGAATCAACGCTTCTGGCCGAACGCGAACTCGCAAGCGGGCGATTGGTGGCTCCACTGACCGGACGCGCCAACGATATCCGCTACGTCGGTCACCGCCTGATCTACCCGCGTGCCAGCCGACAGAGATCCTCAGTGCGAGCTTTCGCCGACTGGGTCGTGGCGCAACTCGGCGGCGGAGACGCCCGCTCCTCGCAGTGA
- a CDS encoding glucose 1-dehydrogenase produces MLLSGKTAIISGAASPRGIGLATARRFAAEGARVAILDIDAGAAADAAASLGESHIGLGCDVADKSSCEQAVARVIESFGSVDILINNAGITQPVKFLEISPADWDRIQDVNLKGVLFLSQAVIPHMRARKSGSIVCMSSVSAQRGGGIFGGPHYSAAKAGVLGLAKAMAREFGPGGIRVNCVTPGLIGTDITAGKLTDEMRAKILEGIPLNRLGTAEDVAGIYTFLASDLSAYVTGAVIDVNGGMLIH; encoded by the coding sequence ATGCTGCTCAGCGGTAAGACGGCGATCATTTCGGGCGCGGCCTCGCCGCGCGGGATCGGGCTTGCCACCGCCCGGCGGTTCGCCGCCGAGGGCGCACGGGTCGCTATTCTGGACATAGACGCAGGTGCTGCGGCGGACGCTGCGGCGTCGCTGGGAGAGTCCCACATCGGATTGGGCTGTGATGTAGCGGACAAATCGTCCTGCGAACAGGCGGTCGCCCGCGTCATCGAATCGTTCGGCAGCGTCGATATCCTGATCAACAATGCCGGCATCACGCAGCCGGTCAAATTCCTGGAGATCTCGCCTGCCGATTGGGATCGCATTCAGGATGTCAATCTCAAGGGTGTTCTGTTCCTCTCCCAGGCCGTGATCCCGCATATGCGTGCACGGAAATCCGGATCAATCGTATGCATGTCGTCGGTTTCGGCCCAGCGCGGCGGCGGAATTTTTGGCGGCCCGCACTATTCGGCCGCGAAGGCCGGCGTGCTTGGTCTCGCCAAGGCGATGGCCCGCGAGTTCGGCCCCGGCGGGATCCGCGTCAATTGCGTCACGCCCGGCCTGATCGGCACCGACATCACCGCAGGCAAGCTGACTGACGAGATGAGGGCGAAGATCCTGGAAGGCATCCCGCTCAATCGTCTCGGGACGGCAGAAGACGTCGCGGGCATCTACACCTTCCTGGCCTCGGATCTATCCGCCTACGTGACGGGTGCCGTGATCGACGTCAACGGCGGCATGCTCATCCACTGA
- a CDS encoding transketolase, whose product METPTNTLTNAPKLADRAYNIRRNALRMGEVQGQGYIAQALDISDVLAVAYFHAMRYRPEDPSWEERDRFLLSNGHYAIALYAALIEAGIVPEDELETYGSDESRLPMSGMASYTPGMEMSGGSLGLGLSIAVGMGLGLKRKKSEARVYTLFSDGELDEGSVWEAIQSAGHYKLDNLIGIVDVNNQQADGPSTLVMAFEPLVDKLQAFGWFVQRIDGNDLDAVVAAFDAAKSHREPKPRMIVADTLMGKGVPFLEQREKNHFIRVEQHEWQLALAALEAGRQA is encoded by the coding sequence ATGGAAACGCCGACCAATACGCTTACGAACGCGCCCAAGCTGGCGGACCGCGCCTACAACATTCGCCGCAATGCGCTGCGCATGGGCGAAGTCCAGGGCCAAGGCTATATCGCGCAGGCGCTGGACATCTCCGACGTCCTCGCGGTGGCTTATTTCCACGCGATGCGCTATCGGCCCGAAGATCCGTCCTGGGAGGAGCGCGACCGCTTCCTTCTCTCCAACGGACACTACGCCATCGCGCTTTATGCGGCTTTGATCGAGGCGGGGATCGTCCCCGAAGACGAGCTCGAAACCTATGGCAGCGACGAGAGCCGCCTGCCGATGTCTGGCATGGCCTCCTACACGCCCGGAATGGAAATGTCGGGCGGCTCGCTCGGGCTTGGGCTCAGCATCGCCGTCGGCATGGGCCTCGGCCTCAAGCGCAAGAAATCCGAGGCGCGGGTGTACACCTTGTTCTCCGATGGCGAGCTCGACGAAGGCTCGGTCTGGGAGGCGATCCAGTCGGCAGGACACTACAAGCTCGACAATCTGATCGGCATTGTCGACGTCAACAATCAGCAGGCGGACGGTCCTTCCACACTGGTGATGGCGTTCGAGCCGCTGGTCGACAAGCTTCAGGCTTTCGGCTGGTTCGTACAGCGCATCGACGGCAACGATCTCGACGCCGTGGTTGCCGCGTTCGACGCGGCCAAGTCCCATCGCGAGCCCAAGCCGCGGATGATCGTCGCCGACACGCTGATGGGGAAGGGCGTTCCTTTCCTCGAGCAGCGCGAGAAGAACCATTTCATTCGCGTCGAGCAGCACGAATGGCAGCTCGCGCTTGCCGCGCTGGAAGCCGGGAGGCAGGCATGA
- a CDS encoding TRAP transporter substrate-binding protein → MTILKPGSISRRSLLMAATAVPLCGILTRPASAAEFVYKFATGQDPTHPVNIRAQEAIDRIREATSGRLEIRLFPANQLGSDTELLTQVRSGGVEFFNQSSSILATLVPSAGIVNTGFAFADYDSVWKAMDGDLGTYIRAQIAKTPILAVSKAWDNGFRQVTSSGREVRTPDDLKSFQIRVPPAPLLTSLFKALGAGPTPINFNEVYSALQTKVVDGQENPLPIIATARLYEVQSTCSLTGHVWDGYWILGNKRAFERLPKDVQEIVTRELDRSAVDQRADIAKLSQSLRTDLSAKGLKFIDVDRAAFRQALSKTSFYADWKGKFGEEAWSQLEKAAGQLS, encoded by the coding sequence ATGACCATCTTGAAGCCCGGAAGCATCAGCCGCCGTTCGCTGTTGATGGCGGCCACGGCCGTACCTCTCTGCGGGATTCTGACCCGCCCAGCGTCTGCCGCCGAGTTCGTCTACAAGTTTGCGACCGGACAGGATCCCACGCATCCGGTGAATATCCGGGCGCAGGAGGCAATCGATCGCATTCGGGAAGCGACCAGTGGGCGGCTGGAGATCAGGTTGTTCCCGGCCAATCAGCTTGGCTCCGATACCGAGCTCTTGACCCAGGTTCGCAGCGGCGGTGTCGAGTTCTTCAATCAATCGTCCTCGATCCTTGCCACCCTGGTGCCAAGTGCGGGCATCGTGAACACCGGATTCGCATTCGCCGACTACGACAGCGTATGGAAAGCGATGGACGGCGATCTCGGCACCTATATCCGGGCGCAGATCGCCAAGACGCCGATCTTGGCGGTGTCGAAGGCCTGGGACAACGGCTTCCGCCAGGTGACTTCGTCCGGCCGCGAGGTCCGGACGCCGGATGATCTGAAGAGTTTCCAGATCCGCGTTCCGCCCGCGCCGTTGCTGACCTCGCTTTTCAAGGCGCTCGGAGCCGGGCCGACGCCGATCAACTTCAACGAGGTCTATTCCGCGTTGCAGACCAAGGTCGTCGACGGCCAGGAGAATCCGTTGCCGATCATCGCGACCGCGCGTCTCTACGAAGTGCAGAGCACGTGTAGCCTGACCGGGCACGTCTGGGACGGCTACTGGATCCTCGGCAACAAGCGCGCTTTTGAGCGCCTGCCGAAGGACGTGCAGGAGATCGTGACTCGCGAGCTCGACCGCTCTGCCGTCGATCAGCGCGCCGACATCGCAAAGCTCAGCCAGTCATTGCGCACCGATCTCTCGGCCAAGGGCCTCAAGTTCATCGACGTCGATCGTGCCGCCTTCCGCCAGGCCTTGTCCAAGACCAGCTTCTACGCCGACTGGAAGGGCAAGTTTGGTGAGGAGGCATGGTCGCAACTCGAAAAAGCCGCGGGCCAGCTATCATGA
- a CDS encoding 2-isopropylmalate synthase, translating to MAPVNKSEKDRVIIFDTTLRDGEQCPGATMTFEEKLEVAELLDDMGVDVIEAGFPITSEGDFQAVSEIARRSKNSVIAGLSRAHPADIDRCAEAVKFAKRGRVHTVIATSPLHMRVKLNKTPEQVIETSVAMVARARNQIDDVEWSAEDGTRSEMDFLCRIVEAVIKAGATTVNIPDTVGYTVPEEYTHFMKTLIERVPNSDKAVFSVHCHNDLGMAVANSLAGIVGGARQVECTINGIGERAGNAALEEIVMAINVRNDKFPYWNKIDTTQLTRASKLVSAATSFPVQYNKAIVGRNAFAHESGIHQDGVLKDASTYEIMRPEMVGLKQSSLVLGKHSGRHAFVHKLEEMGYKLGPNQLEDAFTRMKALADRKKDIYDEDIEALLDEEIAAAHDRIKLTSLTVIAGTHGPQRATMKLDVDGQIRIEEAEGNGPVDAVFNCIKRLVPHEAKLELYQVHAVTEGTDAQAEVSVRLSHDGRSMTARAADPDTLVASAKAYLGALNKIVMKRQRDTVTTAAAS from the coding sequence ATGGCCCCCGTGAACAAGTCCGAGAAGGACCGCGTCATCATTTTCGACACCACGCTGCGCGACGGCGAGCAGTGCCCCGGCGCCACCATGACCTTCGAGGAGAAGCTCGAGGTCGCCGAGCTCTTGGACGACATGGGCGTCGACGTCATCGAGGCCGGCTTCCCCATCACCTCGGAGGGCGACTTCCAGGCGGTCAGTGAGATCGCCCGCCGCTCCAAGAACTCGGTGATCGCCGGCCTGTCGCGCGCGCATCCGGCCGACATCGACCGTTGCGCCGAGGCTGTGAAATTCGCCAAGCGTGGTCGCGTCCACACCGTGATCGCGACTTCGCCGCTGCATATGCGGGTGAAGTTGAACAAGACCCCCGAGCAGGTGATCGAGACCTCGGTTGCCATGGTCGCACGTGCGCGCAACCAGATCGACGACGTCGAATGGTCGGCCGAGGACGGCACCCGCAGCGAGATGGATTTCCTCTGCCGCATCGTCGAGGCCGTGATCAAGGCCGGCGCCACCACGGTGAACATCCCCGACACCGTCGGCTACACGGTCCCGGAGGAATACACCCACTTCATGAAGACGCTGATCGAGCGCGTGCCGAACTCGGACAAGGCGGTGTTCTCCGTGCATTGCCATAACGATCTTGGCATGGCCGTAGCGAACTCGCTGGCCGGCATCGTCGGCGGTGCGCGCCAGGTCGAGTGCACCATCAACGGCATCGGCGAGCGCGCCGGCAATGCCGCGCTTGAAGAGATCGTGATGGCGATCAACGTGCGCAACGACAAATTCCCGTACTGGAACAAGATCGACACGACGCAGCTCACCCGCGCCTCGAAGCTGGTGTCGGCGGCGACCTCGTTCCCGGTGCAGTACAACAAGGCGATCGTTGGCCGGAACGCCTTCGCGCACGAGAGCGGCATCCACCAGGACGGCGTGCTGAAGGATGCCTCGACCTACGAGATCATGCGGCCCGAGATGGTCGGCCTGAAGCAGTCCTCGCTTGTGCTCGGCAAGCACTCCGGCCGCCACGCCTTCGTGCACAAGCTGGAGGAGATGGGCTACAAGCTCGGTCCGAACCAGCTCGAAGATGCCTTCACGCGGATGAAGGCGCTGGCCGACCGCAAGAAGGATATCTACGACGAGGACATCGAGGCGCTGCTCGACGAGGAGATCGCTGCCGCGCACGACCGCATCAAGCTGACCTCGCTGACCGTGATCGCCGGCACCCATGGGCCGCAGCGCGCGACGATGAAGCTCGACGTCGACGGCCAGATTAGAATCGAGGAGGCCGAGGGCAACGGTCCGGTGGACGCCGTGTTCAATTGCATCAAGCGCCTGGTACCGCACGAGGCCAAGCTCGAGCTGTATCAGGTCCACGCCGTCACCGAAGGCACCGACGCGCAGGCCGAGGTCTCGGTCCGGCTGTCGCATGACGGCCGTTCGATGACGGCGCGTGCGGCAGATCCGGATACGCTGGTGGCTTCGGCAAAGGCCTATCTCGGCGCGCTCAACAAGATCGTCATGAAGCGCCAGCGCGACACGGTGACGACGGCAGCGGCGAGCTGA
- a CDS encoding TRAP transporter substrate-binding protein yields MRKVVWAAASIMALAFAGPALAQSPIIIKFSHVVATDTPKGKAAEKFKELAEKYTGGKVKIEVYPNSSLYKDKEELEALQLGSVQMLAPSNSKFGPLGIREFEVFDLPYILPDLKTLRKVTEGPLGARLLKLLEPKGITGLAYWDNGFKEMSANKKLVAPGDYQGVKFRIQSSRVLQAQFKALGSLPQVMAFSEVYQALQTGVVDGQENTWSNIYTQKMHEVQKYITETNHGYIGYVVIVNKKFWDDLPADIRDQLSKAMKEATDFNNAQSQKENDDALAEIKKSGKSEIIKLTPEQDAAMRKAMEPVYKDAASRVGQSLIDEFQKEAKSATN; encoded by the coding sequence ATGCGAAAAGTTGTTTGGGCTGCGGCATCGATCATGGCGCTGGCGTTCGCCGGGCCGGCATTGGCGCAATCGCCGATCATCATCAAGTTCAGCCACGTCGTCGCTACCGACACGCCGAAAGGCAAGGCGGCCGAGAAGTTCAAGGAGCTCGCCGAGAAGTATACCGGCGGCAAGGTCAAGATCGAGGTCTATCCGAACTCGTCGCTCTACAAGGACAAGGAAGAGCTCGAGGCGCTTCAGCTCGGCAGCGTGCAGATGCTGGCGCCGTCCAACTCGAAATTCGGCCCGCTCGGCATCCGCGAGTTCGAGGTGTTCGATCTGCCCTACATCCTTCCCGACCTGAAGACGCTCCGAAAGGTGACGGAGGGGCCGCTCGGCGCCAGGCTGCTCAAGCTGCTCGAGCCCAAGGGCATCACCGGCCTTGCTTATTGGGACAACGGCTTCAAGGAGATGAGCGCCAACAAGAAGCTGGTCGCGCCGGGCGACTATCAGGGCGTGAAGTTCCGCATCCAGTCATCGCGCGTGCTCCAGGCCCAGTTCAAGGCGCTTGGCTCGCTGCCGCAGGTGATGGCGTTCTCGGAAGTTTACCAGGCGCTCCAGACCGGCGTGGTCGACGGCCAGGAGAACACCTGGTCGAACATCTACACCCAGAAGATGCACGAGGTGCAGAAGTACATCACCGAGACCAACCACGGCTACATCGGCTACGTCGTGATCGTGAACAAGAAGTTCTGGGACGATCTGCCGGCCGACATCCGCGACCAGCTTTCGAAGGCGATGAAGGAAGCGACCGACTTCAACAACGCGCAGTCGCAGAAGGAGAATGACGACGCGCTCGCCGAGATCAAGAAGAGCGGCAAGAGCGAGATCATCAAGCTCACGCCGGAGCAGGACGCGGCGATGCGCAAGGCGATGGAGCCGGTCTACAAGGACGCCGCAAGCCGCGTCGGCCAGTCGCTGATCGACGAGTTCCAGAAGGAAGCGAAGAGCGCGACGAACTAG